In Candidatus Edwardsbacteria bacterium, the following are encoded in one genomic region:
- a CDS encoding GNAT family N-acetyltransferase yields MKENILIRPYQPADPIPEITALLHRAYAGMAAQGMRYLASHQDDKTTEKRLTIGASFLAVKENAIVGTITLYGPYQEAEAPLYRQEGVSHFGQYAVDPDLQGSGLGKRLYQTVEDHCRKNNVKTLALDTAGTAKHLIDIYQRWGFKVVDHVQWDCTNYRSVIMAKDLTAPSFPLP; encoded by the coding sequence ATGAAAGAAAATATCCTCATCCGCCCATACCAGCCCGCCGATCCCATACCGGAGATCACCGCGCTCCTGCACCGGGCCTACGCCGGCATGGCCGCGCAGGGCATGCGCTACCTGGCCTCGCACCAGGATGATAAGACCACTGAAAAACGCCTCACCATCGGCGCTTCATTTTTGGCCGTAAAGGAAAACGCCATCGTCGGCACCATCACCCTTTACGGGCCGTATCAGGAGGCCGAGGCTCCCCTCTATCGCCAGGAGGGCGTCAGCCACTTCGGCCAGTATGCAGTGGACCCCGACCTGCAGGGCTCCGGCCTGGGCAAAAGGCTGTACCAGACGGTCGAGGACCATTGCCGGAAGAATAACGTCAAAACCCTGGCCCTGGACACCGCCGGGACGGCCAAGCATCTGATAGATATTTACCAACGCTGGGGATTTAAGGTGGTCGACCATGTGCAGTGGGACTGCACCAACTACCGCAGCGTGATAATGGCCAAGGACCTGACCGCCCCCTCTTTCCCCCTCCCGTAA